The following coding sequences lie in one Paracidovorax avenae genomic window:
- a CDS encoding ribose-phosphate pyrophosphokinase — protein MQANHPDFMIFTGNANPGMAADIARHLGTSLGAIDVARFSDGEVTVEIKQNVRARDVFVVQSTCAPTNENLMELLIMVDALKRASAERISAVIPYFGYARQDRRPRSTRVPISAKVVANMLQAVGVARVLTMDLHADQIQGFFDIPVDNIYASPVLLGDLRQKNYEDLIVVSPDVGGVVRARALAKQLGCDLAIIDKRRPKANVSEVMHVIGEIEGRNCVIMDDMIDTAGTLVKAAEVLKERGAKKVYAYCTHPIFSGPAIDRISQGDALDEVVVTNTIPLSEAGKGCAKIRQLSVAPLIAETIQRIAKGESVMSLFSD, from the coding sequence ATGCAAGCCAACCACCCCGACTTCATGATTTTCACCGGCAATGCCAACCCAGGCATGGCCGCTGATATCGCCCGGCATCTCGGCACGAGCCTCGGCGCCATCGATGTGGCACGCTTCTCCGACGGAGAAGTCACCGTGGAAATCAAACAGAACGTCCGTGCCCGCGACGTGTTCGTGGTGCAGTCCACCTGCGCTCCCACGAACGAGAACCTCATGGAACTGCTGATCATGGTCGATGCGCTCAAGCGCGCATCTGCCGAACGCATCAGTGCCGTGATTCCCTACTTCGGCTATGCCCGCCAGGACCGCCGCCCGCGCTCCACGCGCGTGCCGATCTCCGCCAAGGTCGTGGCCAACATGCTGCAGGCCGTCGGCGTCGCCCGCGTGCTGACCATGGACCTGCACGCCGACCAGATCCAGGGCTTCTTCGACATCCCGGTGGACAACATCTATGCGTCCCCCGTGCTGCTCGGCGACCTGCGCCAGAAGAACTACGAAGACCTCATCGTCGTGTCGCCCGATGTCGGCGGCGTGGTGCGCGCGCGTGCGCTGGCCAAGCAGCTCGGCTGCGACCTGGCCATCATCGACAAGCGCCGCCCGAAGGCCAACGTCTCCGAAGTGATGCACGTGATCGGCGAGATCGAAGGCCGCAACTGCGTGATCATGGATGACATGATCGACACGGCCGGCACCCTCGTGAAGGCGGCCGAGGTCCTCAAGGAGCGCGGTGCCAAGAAGGTGTATGCCTATTGCACGCACCCGATCTTCTCGGGCCCCGCCATCGACCGCATCTCCCAGGGCGACGCGCTCGACGAAGTGGTCGTCACCAACACCATCCCCCTGAGCGAAGCCGGGAAGGGATGCGCCAAGATTCGCCAGCTCTCCGTGGCACCGCTGATCGCCGAGACGATCCAGCGCATCGCCAAGGGAGAGTCGGTGATGAGCCTGTTCTCGGACTGA
- a CDS encoding 50S ribosomal protein L25/general stress protein Ctc codes for MNFVAFERAKQGTGASRRLRNSGKTPGIVYGGSAEPQLIEVDHNALWHALKKEAFHSSVLDMELAGKSSKVLLRDVQYHPYKQLVLHIDFQRVDEKTKLHMKVPLHFSGAEESPAVKIDKCMVNPVATELDVSCMPSDLPEFINVDLSKLEKGRSLHLKDIKLPRGVSPVVRGGQQNPVLVSVVPPVAEVEAPAEGAAAPAPAPAKKGKK; via the coding sequence ATGAACTTCGTCGCTTTTGAGCGCGCAAAGCAAGGTACGGGTGCGAGCCGCCGTCTGCGCAATTCGGGCAAAACGCCCGGCATCGTCTATGGCGGTTCCGCCGAACCCCAACTCATCGAGGTGGACCACAACGCCCTTTGGCACGCCCTGAAGAAGGAAGCCTTCCACTCCAGCGTGCTGGACATGGAACTGGCCGGCAAGTCCAGCAAGGTGCTGCTGCGCGACGTGCAGTACCACCCGTACAAGCAGCTGGTCCTGCACATCGACTTCCAGCGCGTGGACGAGAAGACCAAGCTGCACATGAAGGTGCCGCTCCACTTCTCGGGCGCGGAGGAATCGCCGGCCGTGAAGATCGACAAGTGCATGGTCAACCCCGTGGCGACCGAACTGGACGTGTCCTGCATGCCGTCCGACCTGCCCGAGTTCATCAACGTGGACCTGAGCAAGCTGGAAAAGGGCCGCTCCCTGCACCTGAAGGACATCAAGCTGCCCCGCGGCGTGTCCCCCGTGGTGCGCGGTGGCCAGCAGAACCCCGTGCTGGTGTCCGTGGTGCCCCCGGTGGCCGAAGTCGAGGCTCCGGCCGAAGGCGCTGCCGCTCCGGCTCCCGCTCCCGCCAAGAAGGGCAAGAAGTAA
- the pth gene encoding aminoacyl-tRNA hydrolase — protein MIKLFVGLGNPGPDYDATRHNAGFWWIDGLARELKVHLVPERAYHGFAARASVNGQSVWLLQPQTFMNLSGKSVAALARFFKIQPQEILVAHDELDIVPGQVKLKRGGSHAGHNGLRDIHAQLGSPDYWRLRIGIGHPGVKAEVANWVLKKPSPDHRTLIEDSIAHSLKAAPAMLAGEMDKATLLVHTTKPPRPKPPRPAAAPVDAPAASGNP, from the coding sequence ATGATCAAACTGTTTGTGGGCCTGGGCAATCCCGGGCCGGATTACGACGCCACGCGGCACAACGCGGGCTTCTGGTGGATCGACGGGCTGGCCCGCGAGCTGAAGGTGCACCTTGTGCCCGAGCGGGCCTACCACGGCTTCGCCGCCCGCGCGAGCGTGAACGGGCAGAGCGTGTGGCTGCTGCAGCCGCAGACCTTCATGAACCTCTCGGGCAAGTCGGTGGCCGCGCTGGCCCGCTTCTTCAAGATCCAGCCGCAGGAAATCCTGGTGGCGCACGATGAACTGGACATCGTGCCGGGGCAGGTCAAGCTCAAGCGCGGCGGCAGCCATGCGGGGCATAACGGCCTGCGCGACATCCATGCCCAGCTGGGTTCGCCGGACTACTGGCGCCTGCGCATCGGGATCGGACACCCGGGGGTGAAGGCCGAGGTGGCGAACTGGGTGCTCAAGAAGCCGTCGCCCGACCACCGCACGCTGATCGAGGACAGCATCGCCCATTCGCTGAAGGCTGCGCCCGCCATGCTGGCCGGCGAGATGGACAAGGCCACGCTGCTGGTGCACACGACCAAACCGCCACGGCCGAAGCCCCCGCGGCCGGCCGCGGCGCCAGTGGACGCGCCAGCGGCTTCCGGCAACCCGTAG
- a CDS encoding YfhL family 4Fe-4S dicluster ferredoxin — MALMITDECINCDVCEPECPNHAIYLGEATYEIDPDKCTECVGHFDEPQCVQICPVACIPVNPRHVESRETLMEKYLRLTGAAAGAGAVERPSGLPE, encoded by the coding sequence ATGGCCCTGATGATCACCGACGAGTGCATCAACTGCGACGTGTGCGAGCCCGAATGCCCCAACCACGCCATCTACCTGGGCGAGGCCACCTACGAGATCGATCCGGACAAATGCACGGAGTGCGTGGGGCACTTCGACGAGCCGCAGTGCGTGCAGATCTGCCCCGTGGCCTGCATCCCGGTGAATCCCCGGCACGTCGAAAGCCGCGAGACGCTCATGGAGAAGTACCTGCGCCTCACCGGAGCGGCAGCGGGTGCGGGGGCTGTGGAACGCCCCTCTGGACTCCCCGAGTAG
- a CDS encoding ABC transporter permease, producing the protein MGPFLLKRLLTFAATLAGASVVVFLVLEILPGNAAQVMMGPDASPEAVAALAARLGLDQPAPLRYMQWIGGLLSGDMGTSLAYGTPVRDLVLERLALTVPLAVMAMAITAVLALLAGVYAASRHRRWGDVGVMGLAQIGIAIPNFWFAILLILLFSVKLQWFSAGGFPGWTEASGGGPLAALQALLLPAVSLAVVQAAILARITRSAVLEVLREDFVRTARAKGLSRRSALWGHVLRNAMIPVVTVMGLQFANLLAGTIVVENVFYLPGLGRLIFQSIANRDLVVVRNCVMLLAAMVILVNFAVDLLYAAIDPRVKAGGL; encoded by the coding sequence ATGGGACCGTTCCTGCTCAAGCGCCTGCTCACGTTCGCCGCCACCCTCGCCGGGGCGTCGGTGGTCGTGTTCCTGGTGCTGGAGATCCTGCCCGGCAATGCCGCACAGGTGATGATGGGCCCCGACGCATCGCCCGAGGCGGTGGCGGCGCTGGCAGCCCGGCTGGGGCTGGACCAGCCCGCGCCGCTGCGCTACATGCAGTGGATCGGCGGCCTGCTGTCGGGCGACATGGGCACCAGCCTGGCCTACGGCACGCCCGTGCGCGACCTGGTCCTGGAACGCCTGGCGCTGACGGTGCCGCTGGCGGTGATGGCAATGGCGATCACGGCCGTGCTCGCGCTGCTGGCGGGGGTGTACGCGGCATCCCGCCATCGCCGCTGGGGCGACGTGGGGGTGATGGGGCTGGCGCAGATCGGCATCGCCATCCCCAATTTCTGGTTCGCGATCCTGCTGATCCTGTTGTTCTCGGTGAAGCTGCAGTGGTTCTCTGCGGGAGGGTTTCCCGGCTGGACGGAAGCATCGGGCGGCGGTCCGCTCGCGGCGCTGCAGGCGCTGCTGCTGCCTGCCGTGTCGCTGGCGGTGGTGCAGGCCGCCATCCTCGCGCGCATCACGCGTTCCGCGGTACTGGAGGTGCTGCGCGAGGATTTCGTGCGCACGGCGCGGGCCAAGGGCCTCTCTCGGCGTTCGGCGCTGTGGGGCCACGTGCTGCGCAACGCGATGATTCCCGTGGTCACCGTCATGGGGCTGCAGTTCGCCAACCTGCTGGCCGGCACCATCGTGGTGGAAAACGTCTTCTACCTGCCGGGACTGGGCCGGCTGATCTTCCAGTCGATCGCGAACCGCGACCTCGTCGTGGTGCGCAACTGCGTGATGCTGCTGGCGGCCATGGTGATCCTGGTGAACTTCGCCGTGGACCTGCTCTACGCGGCGATCGATCCCCGCGTGAAAGCGGGCGGACTCTGA
- a CDS encoding ABC transporter permease, which translates to MRAPIHAPGPAATRPAMAMDGLLRALRHPSFALGAALTLLMALAAGLSFVWTPGSPYDMDMGSALQAPGAAHWLGTDAYGRDVASLLLVGARNSILVGVIAVGIGLTAGTALGLLAAARRGWVEEAVMRLADFTFAFPAILSAIMLTAVWGPGVVNSIIAIGIFNIPTFARVARASARAVWAREYVMAARACGKGPWRITLEHVLPNIAAVLTVQATIQFALAILAEAALSYLGLGTQPPQPSWGRMLSEAQTLMYQAPLLAVWPGLAIALAVLGLNLLGDGLRDLLDPRLSRHR; encoded by the coding sequence ATGCGCGCACCGATCCACGCCCCCGGGCCTGCCGCCACCCGCCCCGCCATGGCAATGGACGGGCTGCTCCGTGCGCTGCGGCATCCCAGCTTCGCCCTCGGCGCCGCGCTGACGCTGCTGATGGCGCTGGCGGCGGGGCTGTCCTTCGTGTGGACGCCCGGCTCGCCCTATGACATGGACATGGGATCGGCCCTCCAGGCGCCCGGAGCCGCGCACTGGCTGGGCACGGATGCGTACGGGCGCGACGTGGCATCGCTGCTGCTCGTGGGCGCGCGCAATTCGATCCTGGTGGGCGTGATCGCGGTGGGCATCGGGCTCACGGCCGGCACGGCGCTCGGACTGCTGGCCGCGGCCCGGCGGGGCTGGGTGGAAGAGGCGGTGATGCGCCTGGCGGATTTCACGTTCGCGTTTCCCGCCATCCTCTCGGCCATCATGCTGACCGCCGTCTGGGGCCCCGGCGTGGTGAATTCGATCATCGCCATCGGCATCTTCAACATCCCGACCTTCGCGCGCGTGGCGCGCGCCTCGGCCAGGGCCGTCTGGGCGCGGGAGTACGTGATGGCGGCGCGCGCGTGCGGCAAGGGCCCGTGGCGCATCACGCTGGAGCATGTGCTGCCCAACATCGCCGCCGTGCTGACCGTGCAGGCGACGATCCAGTTCGCACTGGCGATCCTGGCCGAGGCCGCCCTGTCCTACCTGGGCCTGGGCACGCAGCCGCCACAGCCCTCCTGGGGCCGCATGCTGAGCGAGGCGCAGACGCTGATGTACCAGGCCCCCCTGCTGGCCGTGTGGCCCGGGCTGGCGATCGCGCTGGCGGTGCTGGGGCTGAACCTGCTGGGCGACGGACTGCGCGATCTGCTCGATCCACGCCTGTCGCGCCACCGCTGA
- a CDS encoding ABC transporter ATP-binding protein — protein sequence MTSGTRLPSSPTPSPGALLEVRGLQVDLPTRHGMARAVRGVDFTLARGGTLGLVGESGCGKSLTAMALMGLLPEGARAAGRVRFDGQDLLDLPDAELARLRGRRIAMVFQEPMTALNPVHTIGAQVAEPLRRHLGLGRADARAQAVALLDRVGIPRAAHRFDAYPHEFSGGQRQRITIAMALACGPDVLIADEPTTALDATVQRQILELIAGLVAERGMALVLISHDLGVVAQNVDRVLVMYGGSVVEDGPTREVFAHRAHPYTRGLFAARPRWTDDTGSAAAAGGGRPRLPTIPGTVPEIGALPPGCPFAGRCAFTVPDCDAGLPEPVEVGPAHHARCIRLEAVEAAHAAEARR from the coding sequence GTGACTTCCGGGACGCGCCTCCCCTCCTCCCCGACGCCCTCCCCGGGCGCCCTGCTCGAGGTGCGCGGCCTCCAGGTGGACCTGCCCACCCGCCATGGCATGGCGCGCGCGGTGCGCGGGGTGGATTTCACGCTCGCACGCGGCGGTACGCTCGGCCTGGTGGGCGAATCGGGCTGCGGAAAGTCGCTCACCGCGATGGCGCTGATGGGCCTGCTGCCCGAAGGCGCCCGGGCCGCGGGCCGCGTGCGCTTCGACGGCCAGGACCTGCTGGACCTGCCCGACGCCGAGCTGGCGCGCCTGCGCGGGCGGCGCATCGCGATGGTGTTCCAGGAGCCGATGACGGCGCTCAATCCCGTGCATACCATCGGCGCGCAGGTGGCCGAGCCGCTGCGGCGGCATCTCGGCCTGGGACGTGCCGACGCGCGCGCACAGGCGGTGGCATTGCTGGACCGGGTGGGCATACCGCGGGCAGCACACCGCTTCGACGCCTATCCGCATGAATTCTCGGGCGGGCAGCGCCAGCGCATCACCATCGCGATGGCGCTGGCCTGCGGGCCGGATGTGCTGATCGCCGACGAACCGACGACTGCGCTGGATGCCACCGTGCAGCGCCAGATCCTGGAACTGATCGCGGGGCTCGTGGCCGAGCGGGGCATGGCGCTGGTGCTGATCTCGCACGATCTGGGCGTGGTCGCGCAGAACGTGGACCGGGTGCTGGTGATGTACGGCGGCAGCGTGGTCGAGGACGGCCCGACGCGCGAGGTGTTCGCGCACCGCGCCCATCCCTACACGCGCGGGCTGTTCGCCGCGCGGCCGCGCTGGACGGACGACACCGGAAGTGCAGCCGCGGCGGGCGGCGGCCGGCCACGGCTGCCGACCATTCCCGGCACGGTGCCGGAGATCGGCGCACTGCCGCCTGGCTGTCCGTTCGCGGGCCGCTGCGCCTTCACGGTGCCGGACTGCGACGCCGGCCTGCCGGAGCCGGTGGAGGTGGGGCCGGCGCACCATGCGCGCTGCATCCGGCTGGAAGCCGTCGAGGCTGCGCACGCGGCGGAGGCACGGCGGTGA
- a CDS encoding ATP-binding cassette domain-containing protein: protein MPAPLLEVRGLVRDYPLPRERLWTPAPRFRALDGVDFTLAPGRSLGVVGESGSGKSTLARLVMALDTPTAGQVRLRGRDLHALGAADLRAARRDVQMVFQDPYGSLDPRMTVERIVAEPLAALEGLPRPQQRERVAEVLAQVGLRPSDAGKYPHEFSGGQRQRIAIARAIVTRPALVVADEPVSALDVSVQAQVLNLLQDLQERAGLSFLLISHDLAVVRHLCDEVVVLKEGRIVERGAPDVLFRSPAHSYTRELVAAVPRVPSVREDNSSYS from the coding sequence ATGCCGGCACCGCTGCTGGAAGTGCGCGGCCTGGTGCGCGACTACCCGCTGCCGCGCGAGCGCCTGTGGACTCCGGCCCCGCGCTTCCGGGCACTGGACGGCGTGGACTTCACGCTGGCGCCGGGCCGCAGCCTGGGGGTGGTGGGTGAATCGGGATCGGGCAAGTCCACGCTGGCGCGGCTCGTGATGGCGCTGGACACGCCGACCGCGGGCCAGGTGCGGCTGCGGGGACGCGATCTGCACGCGCTTGGTGCGGCGGACCTGCGCGCGGCACGGCGCGATGTGCAGATGGTGTTCCAGGACCCGTATGGCTCGCTGGATCCGCGCATGACCGTGGAGCGCATCGTGGCCGAACCGCTGGCCGCGCTGGAAGGCCTGCCCCGCCCGCAGCAGCGCGAGCGCGTGGCCGAAGTGCTGGCGCAGGTGGGCCTGCGCCCGTCCGACGCGGGCAAGTATCCGCACGAATTCTCCGGCGGCCAGCGCCAGCGCATCGCGATCGCGCGGGCCATCGTCACCCGCCCGGCCCTGGTCGTGGCCGACGAGCCGGTCAGCGCGCTCGACGTCTCCGTGCAGGCCCAGGTACTCAACCTGCTGCAGGACCTGCAGGAGCGGGCCGGGCTCTCCTTCCTGCTCATCAGCCACGATCTGGCCGTGGTCCGCCACCTGTGCGACGAGGTTGTGGTGCTCAAGGAAGGCCGCATCGTGGAGCGGGGAGCGCCGGACGTGCTGTTCCGCTCACCCGCGCATTCCTATACGCGGGAGCTGGTGGCAGCCGTTCCGAGGGTGCCAAGTGTTCGTGAGGATAACTCATCGTATTCATAG
- a CDS encoding HipA domain-containing protein translates to MGHPDTQAAQREELFRRMVFNILMDNTDDHERNHSLRLEFDGYYALSPAYDVVPTLQNLGYQAMSVGTAGAESSLDNALTELSEFGIRAPRALELVREVARAVDGWKAHFAREGISTADLERLEASIDRDALHRQRRAFL, encoded by the coding sequence CTGGGCCATCCGGACACGCAGGCAGCGCAGCGCGAGGAGCTGTTCAGGCGCATGGTGTTCAACATCCTCATGGACAACACCGACGACCACGAACGCAATCACAGCCTGCGCCTGGAGTTCGACGGCTACTACGCACTCTCGCCGGCCTACGACGTGGTGCCGACGCTGCAGAACCTGGGCTACCAGGCCATGTCGGTCGGCACGGCTGGCGCCGAATCGAGCCTCGACAACGCACTCACGGAACTGAGCGAATTCGGCATCCGCGCACCGCGGGCCCTCGAGCTGGTTCGGGAGGTGGCCCGCGCGGTCGATGGCTGGAAGGCCCACTTCGCCCGCGAGGGAATATCCACCGCAGACCTGGAACGGCTGGAGGCCAGCATCGACCGGGACGCCCTGCACCGGCAAAGGCGTGCATTCCTCTGA
- a CDS encoding ABC transporter substrate-binding protein, translating into MPIDRRTLLAAAAASPLALPLPALAQPRKDGVVLAMTLEPPGLDPTSGAASAIGEITLYNVFETLTRINPDGSTSPLLAERWDISPDLKTITFHLRRGVKFHNGAPFNAAAVKYSFDRAAGERSTNKDKRTFANLATQVVDEHTVTVVSKEVDPDLLFLLGQATAAIVEPTSAEGNGVRPVGTGPYRFTAWSQGASVTLSAWDGYRTPGTAKIRRAVFRFISDPAAQVAALMAGDVDAFPRVAPRSVPQFKANPRFQVIVSGSRAKTILAINNQRKPLDDVRVRRAIAAAIDRKAVIQGGADGLGVPIGSHYVPGAFGYVDTTGINPYDPDKARRLLAEAGVKTPLELTLTLPPTPYARQGGEVIAAQLAKVGIVAKPRNVEWAQWLSGTYANKNYDLTLISHVEPFDLGNFAKPDYYWGYRSPRFDALYEQIRNTAQPADRARLLGDAQRLLAEDCVHAFLYQAQWATVANRNLRGLWKDMPIFANDLSALSWA; encoded by the coding sequence ATGCCCATCGACCGCCGCACCCTCCTCGCCGCTGCCGCCGCCTCGCCGCTGGCACTGCCGCTGCCTGCCCTGGCCCAGCCCCGCAAGGACGGCGTCGTGCTCGCGATGACGCTGGAACCGCCGGGCCTGGATCCGACATCCGGTGCGGCATCTGCCATCGGCGAGATCACGCTCTACAACGTGTTCGAGACATTGACCCGGATCAATCCCGACGGCAGTACCTCCCCGCTGCTGGCGGAGCGGTGGGACATCTCGCCGGACCTGAAGACCATCACGTTCCACCTGCGCAGGGGCGTGAAATTCCACAATGGCGCCCCCTTCAATGCCGCGGCGGTGAAGTACTCCTTCGACCGTGCGGCCGGCGAGAGAAGCACCAACAAGGACAAGCGCACCTTCGCGAACCTCGCCACGCAGGTGGTGGACGAGCACACGGTGACCGTCGTCAGCAAGGAAGTCGATCCGGACCTGCTGTTCCTGCTCGGCCAGGCCACCGCTGCGATCGTGGAGCCCACGAGTGCGGAGGGCAACGGCGTGCGGCCGGTGGGCACGGGGCCCTACCGGTTCACGGCCTGGAGCCAGGGGGCATCCGTCACGCTGTCCGCGTGGGACGGCTACCGCACGCCGGGCACGGCGAAGATACGCCGCGCGGTGTTCCGCTTCATCTCCGATCCTGCCGCCCAGGTGGCGGCCCTGATGGCGGGCGACGTGGACGCGTTCCCCCGCGTGGCGCCGCGCAGCGTGCCCCAGTTCAAGGCCAACCCGCGCTTCCAGGTGATCGTGAGCGGCTCCCGCGCCAAGACCATCCTCGCGATCAACAACCAGCGCAAGCCGCTGGACGACGTGCGCGTGCGCCGTGCCATCGCGGCGGCCATCGACCGCAAGGCCGTGATCCAGGGCGGCGCGGACGGGCTGGGCGTTCCCATCGGCAGCCACTACGTACCGGGCGCGTTCGGCTACGTGGACACCACGGGCATCAACCCCTACGACCCCGACAAGGCCCGGCGGCTGCTGGCCGAGGCCGGCGTGAAGACGCCGCTGGAACTCACGCTGACGCTGCCCCCCACACCCTATGCGCGCCAGGGCGGCGAGGTGATCGCTGCACAGCTGGCCAAGGTGGGCATCGTGGCGAAGCCGCGCAACGTGGAATGGGCGCAGTGGCTGAGCGGCACCTATGCCAACAAGAACTACGACCTCACGCTGATCTCCCACGTGGAGCCCTTCGACCTGGGCAATTTCGCCAAGCCCGACTACTACTGGGGATACCGTTCGCCGCGGTTCGACGCGCTCTACGAGCAGATCAGGAACACGGCCCAGCCCGCCGACCGGGCGCGGCTGCTGGGCGATGCGCAACGCCTGCTGGCGGAGGACTGCGTCCACGCCTTCCTCTACCAGGCGCAATGGGCCACGGTGGCGAACCGCAACCTGCGTGGCCTGTGGAAGGACATGCCCATCTTCGCCAACGACCTGTCGGCGCTGTCGTGGGCCTGA
- the yjjJ gene encoding type II toxin-antitoxin system HipA family toxin YjjJ, giving the protein MYSDALRLALRKGPHTARALSERLRVSQPTISRAIAVLGDEVLRLGRARSIQYVLRDLSRGHAAVPVHRVDPQGRAHWLGDLLPVHPEGYVMRQADGVVLHSDGLPWWLFDMRPQGYLGRAFLLRHGRALGLPQRLPDWSDKDVMRALIAEGGDTVGNLLLGDTAVHQFVHGPVPEPIPLPEKAAVYAGLADAAARGEVPGSSAGGEQPKFTAFAETPAGPRHVLVKFTEAEPSPVSERWRDLLLAEHLALNVLLEAGIPASRTAVIDHAGQRFLEVERFDRVGATGRIGLVSLAALDAEFVGQGTGGWPSIVQALARQRCVCPEAVEMTSRLWAFGTLIGNTDMHTGNLSFISGQGRPYELAPAYDMTPMAFAPRSGGGVPAAVPDPVILPGVPSGTWGDAVLMARQYLAALRGASGFSDRFSACVDALQTHVDTAAARVARLG; this is encoded by the coding sequence ATGTACTCCGACGCGTTGCGCCTGGCACTGCGGAAGGGGCCCCACACTGCGCGTGCGCTGTCTGAGCGCCTGCGCGTGAGCCAGCCGACCATCTCCCGGGCGATCGCAGTGCTGGGCGATGAGGTGCTGCGGCTGGGGCGGGCCCGATCTATTCAGTATGTGTTGCGGGATCTCTCGCGCGGGCATGCCGCCGTTCCCGTGCACCGCGTGGATCCCCAGGGGCGTGCGCACTGGCTGGGCGATCTGCTGCCGGTGCATCCAGAGGGTTATGTGATGCGCCAGGCCGATGGCGTGGTGCTGCACAGCGACGGTCTTCCGTGGTGGCTCTTCGACATGCGGCCCCAGGGTTATCTGGGGCGGGCATTTCTGCTTCGCCATGGTCGCGCCCTGGGACTTCCGCAGCGGCTCCCGGACTGGTCGGACAAGGATGTCATGCGCGCCCTCATCGCAGAGGGCGGTGATACGGTGGGCAACCTGCTGCTCGGCGATACCGCAGTCCACCAGTTCGTGCATGGTCCCGTCCCTGAACCGATCCCCCTGCCAGAGAAGGCTGCTGTGTACGCAGGGCTGGCCGATGCTGCAGCACGTGGCGAGGTGCCCGGATCCTCCGCTGGCGGGGAACAGCCGAAATTCACGGCCTTTGCCGAAACCCCCGCCGGCCCCCGGCATGTCCTGGTGAAGTTCACCGAGGCCGAGCCGAGCCCCGTGAGCGAGCGCTGGCGCGACCTGCTGCTGGCCGAGCATCTCGCTCTGAATGTCCTGTTGGAAGCTGGAATCCCGGCGTCCCGCACTGCCGTGATCGACCATGCGGGACAGCGGTTCCTCGAAGTGGAGCGATTCGACCGGGTGGGGGCGACAGGGCGCATCGGCCTGGTCTCGCTGGCCGCGCTGGACGCCGAATTCGTGGGCCAGGGCACAGGCGGCTGGCCGTCGATCGTTCAGGCGCTGGCTCGGCAGCGGTGCGTGTGCCCCGAAGCGGTGGAGATGACCAGCCGGCTCTGGGCCTTCGGCACGCTGATCGGCAATACAGACATGCACACCGGCAACCTCTCGTTCATTTCCGGGCAGGGGCGGCCGTATGAGCTCGCACCGGCCTACGACATGACTCCGATGGCGTTCGCGCCGCGCAGCGGTGGGGGCGTGCCGGCCGCGGTGCCTGACCCGGTCATCCTGCCCGGTGTGCCCTCGGGAACCTGGGGGGATGCCGTCCTGATGGCCCGTCAGTACCTGGCCGCGCTGCGTGGCGCTTCCGGTTTCAGCGATCGCTTCTCCGCCTGTGTGGACGCGCTGCAAACCCATGTGGATACGGCCGCCGCGCGCGTCGCACGGCTGGGTTAG